A stretch of Anolis sagrei isolate rAnoSag1 chromosome X, rAnoSag1.mat, whole genome shotgun sequence DNA encodes these proteins:
- the LOC132780980 gene encoding vimentin-type intermediate filament-associated coiled-coil protein isoform X3 gives MSSAIREANAHLAALHGRVAELERRLAVAEETVREQAQSLIRKDGQLRRALSELRQGKDSEISALEERLRVSEGESQRLWGLLQEKDLLVAQLRHRSRLLSKICRSRPVLDNLLAYMAEGERLSPVHSGRTSPDPLPAALDLNCVPDLDSDGGKDFSLSTVDNDDDNRDSDQTLFGTTV, from the exons ATGTCCTCGGCGATCCGGGAGGCGAACGCGCACTTGGCGGCGCTGCACGGGCGGGTGGCGGAGCTGGAGCGGCGGCTGGCGGTGGCCGAGGAGACCGTGCGGGAACAGGCCCAGAGCCTCATCCGGAAGGACGGCCAGCTGCGCCGCGCCCTCAGCGAGCTCCGCCAAGGGAAGGACAG CGAAATCTCGGCCCTGGAGGAGAGGCTGCGTGTCTCGGAAGGAGAGTCCCAGCGGCTGTGGGGCCTCCTCCAGGAGAAGGACCTGCTTGTGGCCCAGCTCCGCCACCGCAGCCGCTTGCTGAGCAAGATCTGCCGCAGCCGCCCAGTGCTGGACAACCTCCTGGCCTACATGGCTGAAGGGGAACGCCTCAGTCCCGTCCACAGTGGTCGCACCTCCCCCGACCCCCTCCCCGCcgccctggatttgaactgcgtCCCGGACCTCGATTCCGATGGCGGGAAAGACTTTTCTCTCTCCACGGTGGACAACGACGATGACAACAGGGATTCTGACCAGACTTTGTTTGGCACAACCGTGTGA
- the NDUFA11 gene encoding NADH dehydrogenase [ubiquinone] 1 alpha subcomplex subunit 11, with product MSGYWDIPEGTECAKKTWLTGRLGAAVGLVGSIYHIILFPSETALHAIQRATSATVTMATLGAVFGVTTCLSAEIRDTPEDPWNYFAGGCASGALLGARARNFGVGTASCLGLGTLAAFVKIGKKEGWRLVGPPIN from the exons ATGTCCGGCTACTGGGACATCCCGGAGGGCACGGAGTGTGCGAAGAAGACCTGGCTCACGGGCCGGCTCGGGGCCGCCGTGG GCCTCGTGGGCTCCATTTACCACATCATCTTGTTTCCGTCGGAAACAGCGCTGCATGCCATCCAGAGGGCCACCAGCGCCACCGTCACCATGG CTACCTTGGGGGCTGTTTTTGGGGTGACCACTTGCCTCAGCGCTGAGATCCGGGACACCCCCGAAGACCCATGGAACTACTTCGCTGGGGGCTGCGCATCGGGTGCTCTCTTGGGAGCGAGAG CTCGCAACTTTGGCGTTGGCACTGCCTCCTGCCTCGGCCTGGGCACGCTGGCAGCCTTTGTCAAAATTGGCAAGAAGGAAGGTTGGCGGCTGGTCGGACCTCCCATCAACTGA